A genome region from candidate division KSB1 bacterium includes the following:
- a CDS encoding cyclic 2,3-diphosphoglycerate synthase — translation MKPKHVVIMGAAGRDFHNFNTFFRGNDEYNVVAFTATQIPNIEGRRYPAELAGGLYPEGIPIVPEDELGNLITSQQVDEVFFSYSDVPHEYVMHKASEVNALGATFSLLGPRHSMLKSKVPVVAVCAVRTGCGKSQTTRRVAEILKQRGKKIVAIRHPMPYGDLTAQKAQRFETLDDLVAHNCTIEEMEEYEPHIDRGSIVYAGVDYEAILRQAEQEADVILWDGGNNDTSFYKPDVLITVVDPLRPGHETSYYPGETNLRTADIIVINKEETAQIEDIESVRRNIERLNPGAVVVDAASPISVDSPEWVKGKRVLVVEDGPTLTHGEMKFGAGIMAARKLGAAEIVDPRPFLRGTLTETFQKYPKIGTLLPAMGYGKKQMKDLEATINHTDCDAVIIGTPIDLRRIINIKKKSVRVTYDLQEIGKPDLTELLQSI, via the coding sequence ATGAAACCCAAGCACGTTGTCATTATGGGAGCAGCAGGACGTGATTTTCACAATTTCAACACATTTTTCAGAGGCAATGATGAGTATAATGTCGTCGCCTTTACAGCGACACAAATCCCCAACATCGAAGGCCGGCGATATCCGGCGGAATTGGCTGGCGGCTTGTATCCTGAGGGCATCCCTATTGTTCCCGAAGACGAACTGGGTAATCTGATCACATCCCAGCAGGTGGATGAGGTATTTTTTTCTTATAGTGACGTGCCGCACGAATATGTTATGCACAAGGCCTCGGAGGTGAATGCACTGGGGGCCACGTTTTCTCTTCTGGGCCCGCGTCACAGCATGTTGAAATCCAAGGTTCCGGTGGTGGCTGTGTGCGCTGTCCGAACCGGCTGCGGAAAAAGCCAGACCACACGCCGGGTGGCTGAAATTCTTAAACAAAGAGGCAAAAAAATTGTCGCCATTCGTCATCCCATGCCGTATGGAGACTTGACCGCCCAAAAAGCACAGCGGTTTGAAACGCTGGATGATTTGGTCGCTCATAACTGCACCATTGAAGAAATGGAAGAATATGAACCGCATATCGATCGCGGATCCATTGTCTACGCAGGGGTGGATTATGAAGCGATTCTGCGCCAGGCGGAACAGGAAGCGGATGTCATTCTCTGGGACGGCGGCAATAACGACACCTCTTTTTACAAACCGGATGTGTTGATCACCGTCGTGGATCCTCTGCGTCCGGGACATGAAACCAGCTACTATCCCGGTGAAACCAATCTGAGAACCGCTGATATTATCGTCATCAACAAAGAAGAAACCGCGCAAATCGAAGACATTGAAAGTGTACGCAGAAATATTGAACGATTGAATCCCGGCGCTGTGGTGGTCGATGCAGCCTCGCCGATATCCGTTGATTCTCCTGAATGGGTCAAAGGCAAACGGGTCCTGGTGGTTGAAGATGGTCCGACTTTGACGCATGGCGAAATGAAATTCGGAGCCGGTATCATGGCAGCGCGGAAACTGGGGGCGGCGGAAATTGTGGATCCGCGGCCATTTCTGCGCGGGACCTTGACGGAAACATTTCAAAAATATCCGAAAATCGGCACACTTTTACCTGCGATGGGATACGGCAAAAAGCAGATGAAAGATCTGGAAGCCACGATCAATCACACCGATTGCGATGCTGTGATTATAGGAACGCCAATCGATTTGAGACGTATCATCAATATTAAAAAGAAAAGTGTGCGGGTTACCTATGATCTGCAGGAAATCGGAAAACCCGATTTGACTGAACTCTTGCAGTCGATCTAA
- a CDS encoding acyl carrier protein — MSTQDRVKEIIVEQLGVDANEVTPEASFIDDLGADSLDTVELVMAFEEEFGLEIPDEEAEKLQTVGDALNYLNKQKG; from the coding sequence ATGTCTACGCAAGATCGTGTCAAAGAGATTATTGTAGAGCAATTGGGCGTTGATGCAAATGAAGTAACTCCGGAAGCATCATTTATTGATGATTTGGGAGCTGATTCATTGGACACAGTCGAACTGGTTATGGCATTTGAAGAAGAATTCGGTCTTGAAATTCCGGACGAAGAGGCCGAAAAGCTTCAGACTGTTGGTGACGCGCTGAATTACCTCAACAAACAAAAGGGTTAA
- a CDS encoding 2-oxoacid:ferredoxin oxidoreductase subunit beta — translation MINYEQYLRTEKLPLIWCPGCGHGIVMKALLRAVHEAQLDKDKVCMVSGIGCSSRLTGYVDFNTLHTTHGRAIAFATGIKMARPEMHVIVITGDGDASSIGGNHLIHAARRNIDLTVVLFNNQIYGMTGGQVSPTTPYNAYASTAPYGSFENNFDIPQLVEAAGASFVARGTAYHAMPLTNYIVKAIDRKGFSLVEALSPCPTTFGRRNKQGDGVKMLQRQKDHTISQRKAESMPDSELNDKIITGIFVDIQKPECREEYQKLIDHKKGKGA, via the coding sequence ATGATCAATTATGAACAATATCTGCGCACTGAAAAGCTGCCGCTTATCTGGTGTCCGGGATGCGGACACGGGATCGTCATGAAAGCGCTGCTGCGCGCCGTGCATGAAGCTCAGCTGGACAAGGACAAAGTATGCATGGTATCCGGCATCGGATGTTCCAGCCGGCTGACCGGTTACGTGGACTTTAACACACTGCATACGACGCATGGACGAGCCATTGCGTTTGCAACCGGGATCAAAATGGCAAGGCCGGAGATGCACGTGATTGTCATAACCGGTGACGGCGACGCCAGCTCTATCGGCGGCAATCATCTGATTCATGCCGCCCGACGCAATATTGACCTGACCGTCGTTTTATTCAACAACCAGATCTACGGCATGACCGGCGGACAGGTCTCTCCGACAACGCCGTATAACGCGTACGCCAGCACGGCTCCGTACGGCAGTTTCGAAAACAATTTTGATATTCCTCAACTGGTTGAGGCGGCCGGCGCCTCATTTGTGGCGCGCGGTACCGCCTATCATGCGATGCCGCTTACAAACTATATTGTAAAGGCCATAGACCGCAAAGGTTTTTCACTGGTTGAAGCCCTGTCCCCCTGCCCGACGACATTCGGACGCCGGAACAAACAGGGAGACGGTGTAAAGATGCTGCAGCGGCAAAAAGATCACACTATTTCTCAACGTAAAGCTGAATCCATGCCGGATTCAGAGCTGAATGATAAAATAATCACCGGAATCTTTGTAGATATTCAAAAACCTGAATGCCGGGAAGAATATCAAAAACTTATCGACCACAAAAAAGGGAAAGGAGCTTAA
- a CDS encoding 2-oxoacid:acceptor oxidoreductase family protein, protein MSFRYEVRLSGEGGQGLMLAGKILAEAAAIYDDLNATQSQSYGPEARGGASRSEVIISDKDIDYPKAVEIDLFLALTQESVDRYIDDLKADGILVVDQDTVKNIPKGSFKLIKAPIIETARKELGRSIVANIVALGIIAGIIDVVSVEALGNAIRARVPKGTEEMNLKAFHLGLEHAKNL, encoded by the coding sequence GTGAGCTTTAGATACGAAGTCCGCCTGAGCGGAGAAGGTGGGCAGGGATTAATGCTGGCGGGCAAGATTCTCGCAGAAGCAGCTGCAATCTATGACGATCTGAACGCCACGCAAAGTCAGTCTTATGGACCGGAAGCACGCGGCGGCGCCAGCCGTTCTGAAGTCATTATTTCCGACAAAGATATAGATTACCCCAAAGCCGTTGAAATCGATCTGTTTCTCGCGTTAACCCAGGAATCTGTTGACCGTTATATTGATGACCTTAAAGCTGACGGGATTCTGGTCGTGGATCAGGATACGGTGAAAAATATTCCCAAAGGCTCGTTCAAACTCATCAAAGCTCCCATCATTGAAACGGCACGAAAAGAACTCGGGCGCAGTATTGTGGCCAACATCGTCGCTCTGGGAATTATTGCAGGTATCATCGATGTTGTCTCGGTTGAGGCACTCGGCAACGCAATCCGGGCGCGGGTACCCAAAGGAACAGAGGAAATGAATTTAAAGGCTTTTCATTTAGGCCTGGAACACGCAAAGAACCTGTGA
- the rpmF gene encoding 50S ribosomal protein L32 — protein MALPKRRQSRSRQGNRRSQWKGKTPTVVECQNCHQPTLPHRACPNCGYYKGRSVFLPRES, from the coding sequence ATGGCACTACCCAAACGAAGACAATCAAGATCAAGACAAGGAAATCGACGTTCCCAATGGAAAGGAAAAACACCAACGGTTGTTGAATGCCAAAACTGCCATCAGCCGACACTGCCGCATCGGGCCTGTCCGAACTGCGGTTATTACAAAGGCAGATCTGTATTTCTTCCGAGAGAATCTTAA
- a CDS encoding 4Fe-4S binding protein — protein sequence MKKVKRIEIKESWCKGCEICVAFCPTNVLAMENGKAVVKDLDKCTACMMCELRCPDFAISVITEAEKTAVNS from the coding sequence ATGAAAAAAGTAAAGCGCATAGAAATCAAGGAATCATGGTGCAAAGGCTGTGAAATTTGTGTGGCATTCTGCCCCACAAATGTTCTGGCTATGGAAAACGGCAAAGCCGTTGTTAAAGACCTGGACAAATGCACGGCCTGTATGATGTGCGAACTGCGATGCCCGGATTTTGCGATCAGCGTTATAACAGAGGCAGAAAAAACAGCGGTGAATTCCTGA
- the dusB gene encoding tRNA dihydrouridine synthase DusB, whose translation MNICGIDIKNPTALAPLAGWSDPPFRRLCRTFGAGLLCTEMISADGTIRHQAKTLALAEFFQSEGPVSVQLFGAEPDIIADAVQIIAEKQPDFIDLNFGCPAKKIIKRGAGSALLRDLPRLTAIARAAVSATSIPVTAKIRSGWDHQSIIAVEAARRLQDTGIAAIALHPRTQTMGFTGHSDWNLIAKVKQAVQIPVFGNGDIHTGQDARDMFDQTGCDMVMIGRAAMGNPWIFPQIHTALNAHTIPEHPSFAERLDICLQHLDYAVDWYGADRAILKMRKQLSQYLKGLPDSSKTRRQLFNTTELDDVKRILIEMKKQLQQDTEIKYVNKNSLNEPDDTNPTKWRSYETQARCHYGSSRT comes from the coding sequence TTGAATATTTGTGGTATAGACATAAAAAACCCAACTGCACTGGCTCCACTGGCCGGTTGGTCTGACCCTCCGTTTCGCAGATTGTGCCGAACATTTGGTGCGGGACTCCTTTGCACTGAAATGATCAGCGCAGATGGTACGATCAGACATCAGGCCAAAACACTGGCTCTTGCCGAATTTTTCCAATCAGAAGGTCCGGTTTCTGTTCAGCTATTCGGAGCCGAACCAGATATTATAGCTGATGCGGTTCAAATTATTGCGGAAAAACAACCTGATTTTATCGATTTGAATTTTGGCTGTCCGGCCAAAAAAATCATAAAACGCGGAGCCGGTTCCGCTCTGTTACGGGATCTGCCGCGTCTCACGGCAATAGCACGCGCTGCGGTTAGCGCCACATCTATTCCGGTGACGGCAAAAATCCGCAGCGGCTGGGATCATCAGTCCATTATCGCAGTTGAAGCCGCGCGGCGCCTGCAGGATACCGGCATTGCTGCAATCGCACTGCATCCCAGAACCCAGACCATGGGGTTCACGGGACACTCGGACTGGAATTTAATTGCCAAAGTCAAACAGGCTGTGCAGATCCCGGTCTTTGGTAACGGAGATATCCACACCGGTCAGGACGCCCGTGATATGTTTGATCAGACCGGCTGCGATATGGTTATGATCGGACGCGCCGCCATGGGCAATCCCTGGATTTTCCCGCAAATTCATACAGCGCTCAACGCTCATACAATTCCGGAGCATCCCTCCTTCGCTGAACGTCTTGACATCTGTCTGCAGCACCTTGATTATGCAGTGGACTGGTACGGTGCTGACCGTGCCATACTGAAAATGCGCAAACAGCTGTCTCAGTATCTGAAAGGCTTGCCGGATAGTTCGAAAACAAGACGACAACTTTTTAACACAACGGAACTTGATGATGTAAAACGCATCTTGATCGAAATGAAAAAGCAACTGCAGCAAGATACAGAAATTAAATATGTCAATAAAAACAGCTTGAATGAGCCAGATGACACAAATCCGACAAAATGGAGGAGCTATGAAACCCAAGCACGTTGTCATTATGGGAGCAGCAGGACGTGA
- the fabF gene encoding beta-ketoacyl-ACP synthase II, whose amino-acid sequence MIDPEPHATKIAGEIKDFDPTKYIERKEVRRTDRFTQFAMAAADLAVSHSGIDFSKTDRERIGVIVSSGIGGMTTFENQFENFLKSGPRRVSPFFIPMLIPDISAGRISIRHDLKGINHCTVTACASASHAIGESFNAIRENRAVAMLTGGSEAPITRMGVAGFNAAKAISTRNDEPEKASRPFDANRDGFVMSEGGAVLLLEELEHAKARNAQIYAEICGAGFTGDAYHITAPSEDGNGAARAMKIAIQQAGLTVEDIDYVNAHGTSTPPNDRIETLAIKTVFGEHAYNLHVSSTKSMIGHMLGASGAAEAIATVLCIKNHMIHPTINYETPDPDCDLNYVPNKAIEKTVRAAISNSFGFGGHNASLVFKSFTE is encoded by the coding sequence TTGATTGACCCTGAACCGCATGCCACAAAAATTGCGGGCGAGATCAAAGACTTTGATCCGACAAAATACATCGAGCGCAAAGAAGTGCGGCGTACCGACCGTTTTACCCAGTTTGCTATGGCAGCTGCTGATCTTGCGGTCAGTCATTCCGGTATCGATTTCTCCAAAACAGACCGCGAACGCATCGGTGTCATTGTCTCTTCCGGCATTGGCGGCATGACCACGTTTGAAAACCAGTTTGAAAATTTTCTCAAATCAGGTCCCCGCCGGGTCTCACCTTTTTTCATCCCGATGCTGATTCCGGACATATCAGCAGGTCGTATTTCAATACGACACGACTTGAAAGGAATCAACCACTGTACGGTCACTGCCTGTGCATCGGCTTCACATGCGATAGGTGAATCGTTCAATGCGATTCGCGAAAACAGAGCGGTTGCCATGCTTACCGGCGGCAGTGAAGCGCCGATCACCCGCATGGGAGTTGCCGGCTTTAACGCTGCAAAAGCAATATCCACCCGCAATGATGAACCGGAAAAAGCCAGCCGGCCGTTTGATGCAAATCGTGACGGTTTTGTAATGAGCGAAGGCGGGGCCGTATTGCTGCTTGAAGAGCTGGAACACGCCAAGGCACGCAATGCACAGATTTATGCTGAAATTTGCGGTGCAGGATTTACCGGTGATGCCTATCACATCACAGCACCCTCGGAAGATGGCAACGGTGCGGCCCGTGCCATGAAGATCGCAATCCAACAAGCCGGTCTCACGGTTGAGGATATTGATTATGTCAATGCGCATGGAACATCAACACCGCCAAATGACAGAATAGAAACCCTGGCTATAAAAACAGTGTTCGGCGAACATGCTTACAATCTGCACGTCAGTTCGACAAAGTCGATGATCGGACACATGCTGGGTGCTTCCGGTGCGGCTGAAGCCATTGCGACCGTGCTCTGTATCAAAAACCACATGATCCATCCGACTATTAATTACGAGACGCCGGACCCGGATTGTGATCTCAATTATGTTCCCAATAAAGCTATAGAAAAAACAGTTCGTGCAGCAATCTCCAACTCTTTCGGGTTTGGCGGACACAATGCATCGCTTGTTTTTAAATCATTTACGGAATAG
- the fabD gene encoding ACP S-malonyltransferase has protein sequence MTLAENNYFLFPGQGSQFAGMGKDLYDFFDVARSMYEQANHILGFKLTELCFNGSDEDLKSTDITQPAIFTHSLIVFTLLKQHGISPTAVAGHSLGEYSACAAAGVFDFQTGLGLVRERSLLMKNSNTETGSMAAIIGLPIGTVESICKQVSGDGYAGVANYNSPEQVVITGNAGNIEQACEQALALDAKRVIPLQVSGAFHSPLMQPAAEKFIHILKNTSFQDAQLPVYSNVTADASTDKDEMKNRLQHQLTHPVLWTQTIENMIANGADAFYEIGPGKVLSGLLRRINRKYKAVPIGTAEHVSKHAGDSN, from the coding sequence ATGACTTTAGCTGAAAATAATTATTTTTTATTTCCAGGTCAGGGCTCTCAATTTGCCGGGATGGGCAAGGATCTTTATGATTTCTTTGATGTGGCCCGCAGTATGTATGAACAAGCGAATCATATTCTCGGCTTTAAATTGACTGAACTGTGTTTTAACGGCTCGGATGAAGATTTAAAGAGTACGGATATCACACAGCCGGCTATTTTCACTCACAGCCTGATCGTGTTCACTTTGCTCAAACAGCACGGCATCTCTCCCACGGCGGTGGCCGGCCACAGTCTGGGCGAATATTCCGCCTGTGCTGCTGCCGGTGTATTTGATTTTCAAACCGGATTGGGCCTGGTTCGTGAGCGCAGCCTGCTGATGAAAAACAGTAACACGGAAACCGGTTCTATGGCCGCTATCATTGGACTGCCGATTGGTACCGTTGAATCCATCTGCAAACAGGTTTCAGGCGACGGATATGCCGGAGTCGCTAATTACAATTCACCCGAGCAGGTAGTCATCACAGGCAACGCCGGGAACATTGAACAGGCTTGCGAACAAGCTCTGGCGCTGGACGCAAAACGCGTCATTCCGCTGCAGGTCAGCGGCGCCTTTCACTCCCCGTTAATGCAGCCGGCTGCTGAAAAGTTTATCCACATCCTGAAAAACACATCCTTTCAGGATGCGCAACTACCGGTCTACAGCAATGTTACCGCGGATGCTTCTACTGACAAGGACGAAATGAAGAACCGATTGCAGCATCAACTGACTCACCCGGTTTTGTGGACGCAAACCATAGAAAATATGATAGCAAACGGAGCGGATGCGTTTTATGAAATCGGCCCTGGCAAAGTGCTCAGCGGACTTTTACGCCGGATTAATAGAAAATACAAGGCCGTACCAATAGGAACAGCTGAACACGTATCAAAACACGCGGGAGATTCAAATTGA
- a CDS encoding beta-ketoacyl-ACP synthase III gives MTQPIHSMIAGAGVGIPKNRLTNHDLEKMVDTSDEWIRTRTGIENRFIADKNQTTSDLATQAAQEAIKAAGVTAKDIDTIIIATVTGDIGFPSTAVLTQKNLGAVNAAAFDIAATCSGFLYGLELGDSLIGIGRAETVLVIGAETLSKITDYTDRNTCVLFGDGAGAVILRPSDGKRGILGTFTKSDGRLNKLLIMEGLGTKYPPTHENVDKKLHYITMQGREVFKHAVTCMGDAAEYILEKSGLTSDQVDLLISHQANKRIIDATAKRINLPPERVFVNVHKYGNTSAASIPISIYEALQEGRLKEGSLAVLAAFGGGFTWASCAIRI, from the coding sequence GTGACACAACCTATCCATTCCATGATAGCCGGAGCAGGAGTCGGAATTCCCAAAAACAGATTAACCAATCATGACCTTGAAAAAATGGTGGATACCAGTGATGAATGGATCCGCACCAGAACCGGGATCGAAAACCGGTTCATTGCTGATAAAAATCAAACCACCTCAGATTTGGCAACACAGGCAGCCCAAGAAGCCATAAAAGCAGCCGGCGTAACCGCAAAAGATATAGACACAATAATTATCGCTACGGTTACAGGTGATATCGGATTCCCTTCCACAGCGGTTCTGACTCAGAAAAATCTCGGCGCTGTAAATGCAGCGGCTTTTGATATAGCAGCGACGTGTTCCGGTTTCTTATATGGTCTGGAACTCGGCGATTCACTGATTGGTATCGGAAGAGCCGAAACCGTACTGGTTATCGGCGCCGAAACGTTATCAAAGATTACAGACTATACAGACCGCAACACCTGTGTTCTGTTCGGAGATGGTGCCGGTGCAGTGATACTGCGTCCATCCGACGGTAAACGCGGTATTTTGGGCACATTCACAAAAAGTGACGGCCGACTGAATAAACTTTTGATTATGGAAGGGCTGGGCACCAAATATCCGCCGACCCATGAAAACGTAGATAAAAAACTTCATTACATCACCATGCAGGGACGCGAGGTGTTTAAACATGCCGTGACCTGTATGGGCGATGCCGCTGAATACATTCTCGAAAAATCAGGATTGACCAGTGATCAAGTCGATTTGCTGATCTCACATCAGGCAAACAAGCGCATCATCGATGCGACCGCCAAACGGATCAATCTGCCTCCGGAGCGTGTCTTCGTCAATGTTCATAAATACGGGAATACGTCCGCCGCATCAATCCCCATTTCAATATACGAGGCCTTGCAGGAAGGACGACTCAAAGAGGGCAGTCTGGCTGTACTCGCTGCATTTGGCGGCGGTTTCACCTGGGCCAGCTGTGCCATCCGGATATAG
- a CDS encoding 2-oxoacid:acceptor oxidoreductase subunit alpha: MNTNTRVLTGNEACAEGAMAAGMRFYAGYPITPSSEIAEVLSGLLPKAGGVFIQMEDEISSMAAIIGASLTGTKSMTATSGPGFSLMQENIGYAVMAEVPCVIVDVMRGGPSTGLPTNSSQGDIMQAAWGTHGDHPIIALAPSSVREAFDQTIEAFNLSERYRTPVILLMDEIIAHLNEKVRMPAPDDYAVINRVKPNGPGEDYLPYAFTDTDVPPMADFGSGYRFHVTGLTHDPTGFPSTSHDNVQALYERFDRKINGRRDEIVSAEYFYMQDAEVVVIAYGSVARSVRHVVKTGRVQGKKIGMLRLKSIWPFADKLVSDATCNARAVLVPEMNMGQIVRQVRAVVHGVPVFAFNKINGAPITPQDLEKEIGEIYDQL; encoded by the coding sequence ATGAATACAAACACGCGAGTGCTCACAGGTAACGAAGCCTGTGCCGAAGGCGCCATGGCGGCGGGCATGCGGTTTTATGCCGGCTACCCCATTACCCCGTCTTCGGAGATTGCCGAAGTTTTGTCCGGCTTGCTGCCCAAGGCAGGCGGGGTCTTTATCCAGATGGAGGACGAAATTTCATCCATGGCCGCCATTATCGGCGCCTCCTTGACCGGCACGAAATCCATGACAGCCACATCCGGTCCGGGGTTCTCGCTGATGCAGGAGAACATTGGATATGCGGTTATGGCCGAAGTTCCGTGTGTGATTGTGGATGTGATGCGCGGCGGACCCAGCACGGGATTGCCCACCAATTCATCCCAGGGCGATATCATGCAGGCCGCCTGGGGTACGCACGGCGATCATCCCATTATTGCATTAGCCCCCTCCAGTGTACGTGAAGCATTTGATCAGACCATAGAAGCATTTAATCTGTCCGAGCGTTACCGGACCCCCGTCATCCTGCTGATGGATGAAATTATTGCCCATCTGAATGAAAAAGTGCGGATGCCGGCGCCGGATGATTATGCTGTGATCAACCGGGTCAAACCCAACGGCCCGGGGGAGGATTATCTGCCCTACGCATTCACGGATACGGATGTGCCGCCTATGGCTGACTTTGGCTCCGGTTACCGTTTTCATGTCACCGGCCTGACACACGATCCGACCGGTTTTCCGTCCACCAGCCATGACAATGTACAGGCTTTGTATGAACGGTTTGACCGAAAAATCAACGGACGCCGGGATGAAATTGTCTCTGCGGAATACTTTTACATGCAGGACGCGGAAGTGGTTGTCATTGCCTACGGATCCGTGGCCCGTTCGGTCCGACATGTGGTGAAAACCGGCCGCGTTCAAGGAAAGAAAATCGGGATGCTGCGATTAAAAAGCATTTGGCCGTTTGCCGACAAGCTTGTCAGCGACGCCACCTGCAACGCGCGCGCCGTTCTGGTTCCGGAAATGAATATGGGACAGATTGTCCGTCAAGTGCGGGCTGTGGTACACGGCGTGCCTGTATTTGCTTTTAACAAAATAAACGGTGCGCCCATTACTCCGCAGGACCTTGAGAAAGAGATCGGAGAAATCTATGATCAATTATGA
- the plsX gene encoding phosphate acyltransferase PlsX, translated as MIKIALDAMGGDNAPHDVVHGGIEAARSSKDQFKVVFVGDVDRIKEEVGRHFHTQNLPISFQAASQVVSMHEQPSTALKQKPDSSIAVGIQLHADDQVQGFVSAGNTGAVMAKALFGLKRLQGIRRPAIGSMLPTENGTSTLLIDAGANLDSRPEDLFQSAIMGSIYYSRLYDIESPSVGLLSVGREASKGKKLVLRAHALLKNSHLNFIGNIEGNDILHGVCQVTVCDGFTGNIVLKTAESLHPLLKVSIKRLIHRQIFSQIGAALMKPTFDGMRKLFDYQEYGGAPLLGVNGSCIIAHGKSTPRAIRNAILAGYKMIKENVNEHIRREISANEKSQ; from the coding sequence TTGATTAAAATTGCCTTAGATGCGATGGGAGGAGATAACGCGCCGCATGATGTGGTGCATGGCGGAATTGAAGCCGCCCGTTCTTCAAAGGATCAGTTTAAAGTGGTTTTTGTCGGCGACGTCGATAGAATAAAAGAAGAAGTGGGTCGGCATTTTCATACCCAGAATCTTCCCATTTCGTTTCAGGCTGCATCTCAAGTGGTATCGATGCATGAACAGCCGTCTACTGCTCTGAAACAGAAACCCGATTCTTCTATAGCAGTCGGCATTCAACTGCACGCGGACGATCAGGTACAGGGATTTGTCAGTGCCGGGAATACCGGAGCTGTCATGGCCAAGGCGCTGTTTGGTCTAAAACGTCTTCAGGGAATCCGGAGACCGGCCATCGGCTCCATGCTGCCGACAGAAAATGGAACGTCCACTCTGTTAATCGATGCCGGCGCCAATCTCGACAGCCGGCCCGAGGATCTGTTTCAATCAGCCATTATGGGAAGCATTTACTATAGCCGTCTGTACGATATCGAATCACCGTCCGTCGGTCTGTTGAGTGTCGGACGTGAGGCGTCCAAAGGCAAAAAACTGGTATTGCGAGCGCATGCTTTGCTCAAAAACAGCCACCTGAATTTTATCGGCAATATCGAAGGCAATGATATTCTGCATGGTGTATGTCAGGTGACGGTATGCGATGGATTTACCGGCAATATCGTACTTAAAACGGCCGAAAGCCTGCACCCCCTGCTCAAAGTCAGCATCAAGCGCCTGATCCATCGGCAAATTTTTTCGCAAATCGGAGCCGCTCTCATGAAACCGACATTCGACGGTATGCGAAAACTGTTTGATTATCAGGAATACGGCGGCGCTCCTTTGCTCGGTGTAAATGGATCCTGCATCATTGCACACGGGAAATCCACACCGAGAGCGATACGCAACGCTATTCTGGCGGGTTACAAGATGATTAAAGAAAATGTCAATGAGCATATTCGCAGAGAGATATCAGCGAACGAAAAGAGTCAATAA
- the fabG gene encoding 3-oxoacyl-[acyl-carrier-protein] reductase codes for MIQLQDKIALVTGSARGIGAEIARSLADAGCHVVVSDIDESGANQTAEQVKAKGRRALVVKADVSEMDQAMHLIEATVKEFGRLDILVNNAGITRDNLLIRMKEAEWDAVIKVNLKGTFNCIKASTKTFMKQRTGKIINLASVVGVMGNVSQANYSASKAGVIGLTKSVAKELGARNIKVNALAPGYIETEMTKSLSDTAKDAFMTAIPLKRAGIPKDVANAVLFLSSDLSDYITGQVLNIDGGMVM; via the coding sequence TTGATTCAATTACAGGATAAAATTGCGCTTGTTACAGGTTCAGCCCGGGGCATTGGAGCCGAAATTGCCCGGAGTCTGGCTGATGCCGGATGCCATGTTGTGGTATCTGACATTGATGAAAGCGGCGCCAACCAAACGGCTGAACAGGTTAAAGCCAAGGGCCGTAGAGCTCTGGTCGTTAAAGCCGATGTATCCGAGATGGATCAGGCGATGCATCTGATTGAAGCGACCGTCAAAGAATTTGGACGGTTGGATATTCTGGTTAATAATGCCGGAATCACACGCGACAATCTGCTGATTCGAATGAAAGAGGCTGAATGGGATGCCGTGATCAAGGTGAATCTCAAAGGCACATTTAACTGCATCAAGGCCTCAACCAAAACGTTCATGAAACAGCGGACCGGTAAAATCATTAATTTGGCCTCGGTGGTCGGAGTTATGGGAAATGTCAGCCAGGCCAATTACTCTGCCTCCAAGGCGGGAGTGATCGGGTTGACCAAAAGTGTCGCAAAAGAACTGGGCGCCCGGAACATAAAAGTCAATGCTCTGGCGCCGGGGTATATCGAAACAGAAATGACAAAATCATTATCAGATACCGCCAAAGACGCATTCATGACAGCAATCCCGCTCAAGCGGGCCGGTATACCCAAAGATGTAGCCAATGCTGTTCTGTTCCTGTCCAGTGATCTTTCTGATTATATCACAGGACAAGTGCTGAATATCGATGGCGGCATGGTTATGTAA